In Burkholderia sp. WP9, a genomic segment contains:
- the aceF gene encoding dihydrolipoyllysine-residue acetyltransferase, with translation MSQAIEVKVPDIGDYKDIPVIEVLVKAGDTVEKEQSLVTLESDKATMDVPSSAAGVVKEVKVKVGDNVSEGSLIVVLEGAEGGAAAPAPAPAAAPAAAAAAAAAPAPAAAPAAAAGGGLQEVKVPDIGDYKDIPVIEVAVKVGDRVEKEQSLVTLESDKATMDVPSSAAGIVKELKVKVGDTVSEGSVIVVVEAEGGAAAPAPAPKQEAVEKPSDAPATPSPAPAAPSALAQAPVIPAGEGGARHASHASPSVRKFARELGVDVTQVQGTGPKGRITQADVTAFIKGVMTGQRAAPAGAAAPAAAGGGELNLLPWPKVDFTKFGPIDPKPLSRIKKISGANLHRNWVMIPHVTNNDEADITDLEALRVQLNKENEKAGVKITMLAFVIKAVVSALKQFPTFNASLDGDNLVFKQYFHIGFAADTPNGLVVPVIRDADKKGLIDIAKEMAELSKAARDGKLKPDQMQGGCFSISSLGGIGGTNFTPIINAPEVAILGLSRGAMKPVWDGKQFVPRLILPLSLSYDHRVIDGAAAARFNAYLGALLADFRRVIL, from the coding sequence ATGAGTCAAGCGATCGAAGTCAAGGTGCCGGACATCGGCGATTACAAGGACATCCCTGTGATCGAGGTGCTGGTGAAGGCGGGTGACACCGTCGAGAAAGAGCAATCGCTCGTTACGCTGGAATCCGACAAGGCGACCATGGACGTGCCGAGCTCGGCCGCCGGCGTCGTCAAGGAAGTGAAGGTCAAGGTCGGCGACAACGTCTCGGAAGGTTCGTTGATCGTCGTGCTGGAAGGCGCTGAAGGCGGCGCGGCTGCGCCTGCTCCGGCGCCTGCCGCTGCACCGGCTGCGGCTGCGGCTGCGGCTGCGGCGCCGGCACCAGCTGCCGCACCCGCGGCCGCCGCGGGCGGCGGTCTGCAGGAAGTCAAAGTACCGGATATCGGCGACTACAAAGATATTCCCGTGATCGAAGTCGCGGTGAAGGTCGGCGATCGCGTCGAGAAAGAGCAGTCGCTCGTGACGCTCGAATCCGACAAGGCGACCATGGACGTGCCGAGCTCGGCTGCCGGTATTGTCAAGGAACTGAAGGTCAAGGTCGGCGATACCGTCTCGGAAGGCTCGGTGATCGTGGTGGTGGAAGCGGAAGGCGGCGCGGCTGCGCCGGCTCCGGCTCCGAAGCAGGAAGCCGTCGAGAAGCCGTCCGATGCGCCGGCCACGCCGTCGCCGGCTCCGGCGGCGCCGTCGGCGCTCGCTCAGGCACCGGTCATTCCGGCCGGCGAAGGTGGCGCGCGTCACGCGAGCCATGCGTCGCCGTCGGTGCGCAAGTTCGCGCGCGAACTCGGCGTCGACGTGACACAGGTGCAGGGCACGGGTCCGAAGGGCCGCATCACGCAAGCCGACGTGACCGCCTTTATCAAGGGCGTCATGACCGGCCAGCGTGCGGCGCCGGCCGGTGCTGCCGCACCGGCTGCGGCAGGTGGTGGCGAACTGAACCTGCTGCCGTGGCCGAAGGTCGACTTCACGAAATTCGGTCCGATCGATCCGAAGCCGCTGTCGCGCATCAAGAAAATTTCGGGCGCGAATCTGCATCGCAACTGGGTCATGATTCCGCACGTCACCAACAACGACGAAGCGGACATCACCGATCTCGAAGCGCTGCGCGTGCAGTTGAACAAGGAGAACGAAAAGGCCGGCGTGAAGATCACCATGCTGGCTTTCGTGATCAAAGCTGTTGTTTCGGCCTTGAAGCAGTTCCCGACGTTCAATGCCAGCCTCGACGGCGACAACCTGGTGTTCAAGCAGTACTTCCATATCGGGTTTGCGGCTGACACGCCGAATGGTCTGGTCGTTCCTGTCATTCGCGATGCGGACAAGAAGGGCTTGATCGATATCGCCAAGGAAATGGCCGAGCTGTCGAAGGCCGCCCGCGACGGCAAGTTGAAGCCGGATCAGATGCAAGGCGGGTGCTTCTCGATTTCGTCTTTGGGTGGCATTGGCGGCACGAACTTCACGCCGATTATCAATGCGCCTGAAGTCGCCATTCTTGGTCTGTCGCGCGGTGCGATGAAGCCGGTTTGGGATGGTAAGCAGTTCGTGCCGCGTTTGATCCTGCCGCTTTCTTTGTCGTATGACCATCGGGTGATTGATGGTGCTGCGGCGGCCAGGTTCAATGCGTATCTTGGGGCGCTTCTTGCCGATTTCCGGCGTGTGATTCTTTGA